Proteins encoded in a region of the Trypanosoma brucei gambiense DAL972 chromosome 4, complete sequence genome:
- a CDS encoding 60S ribosomal protein L35a, putative — protein MALVKKFSGSVAANRSKKIHQLTKKTTRVKRDRKSPRLYMKGTLAGYTRGLHGQNKNTALVRIENVNTTEDAKWYVGKRVCYVYHGYKIKRCVRWSKAPARRSNTRAIWGRITRPHGTSGTVRVKFNGSSVPASAIGRRIRVYLYPSRI, from the coding sequence ATGGCTCTTGTGAAGAAGTTCTCCGGCTCCGTCGCTGCCAACCGCAGCAAGAAGATACACCAGCTGACGAAGAAGACCACCAGGGTGAAGCGTGACCGCAAATCTCCTCGCCTCTACATGAAGGGGACTCTCGCCGGATACACCCGGGGGCTGCACGggcagaacaaaaacactGCACTCGTCCGCATTGAGAACGTGAACACAACTGAGGATGCCAAGTGGTACGTTGGCAAGCGCGTTTGCTATGTTTACCATGGCTACAAGATTAAGCGTTGTGTGCGTTGGTCGAAAGCGCCTGCCCGCCGCAGCAACACCCGCGCCATCTGGGGCCGCATCACCCGGCCACACGGCACGTCTGGAACCGTTCGCGTTAAGTTCAATGGAAGCTCCGTTCCCGCATCGGCCATTGGCAGGCGCATTCGCGTGTATCTGTACCCCAGCCGCATCTAA
- a CDS encoding GTP-binding protein, putative, producing the protein METKEKSPMLDDLRDDCPAFSRLDCLGNLTGEGERPAVGLKEHALQQRAESSFDRDRRLAGIFSLDGVRGRNRLVKEDDNGNVEYKWRLTGVSAGRLEHLITQMRFRVGEGNGQCLYELGVADDGTPRGLSAADYQESVETLLRMAKALGLDTAVLQEFAVQETPVPLWCGEILVTQRQAKQQDCRVAFCGTTGSGKSTLMGVLLTGLRDDGVGSARQLIFNHKHEITTGKTSSIVTRVLPVTESRVEEMPFAYRPESSERPCRSITMIDLGGDVTKQMLFGLMSRRPDFTGITIAVDQSVNEIARYAQVCCAMKFPFFVVVTKIDTVVEFEVDAFLLELAAKLSTIGCSSLVLATSSDVVAFQKTWRKNKQVPLLSLSSVSNDGIEVFQQFLSSIPHVEIPPTPNSMFEVLLDGCFLVRGVGPVVKGHVSKGSVELGCRCNIGPDAEGKFHAVTVRGIHVDGSHVTRAQQSDEGTFALSELPNGIDMSQKGKMLIPNSVEVCWEFEALIKVLAQSITPQLEPILYSGNLRQAVKIVPSGVETQQFIDEKVLVRFRFLYHPEVMREGASIILQWQPSGIAVGEVQSVFANV; encoded by the coding sequence ATGGAAACTAAAGAGAAATCACCAATGTTGGACGATTTGCGGGATGATTGTCCAGCATTCTCAAGGTTGGACTGCTTGGGCAACCTGACAGGAGAGGGCGAGAGGCCAGCGGTGGGGCTGAAGGAACATGCGCTCCAACAGCGTGCTGAATCCTCCTTCGATAGGGATAGACGACTTGCGGGGATATTTTCGTTAGATGGCGTGAGAGGACGCAACCGCCTTGTCAAGGAAGATGATAATGGAAATGTAGAATACAAGTGGCGCCTAACGGGCGTCAGCGCAGGCCGCTTAGAGCACCTGATAACTCAGATGAGATTTCGGGTGGGAGAGGGAAACGGTCAATGCCTGTACGAATTGGGTGTTGCTGATGACGGCACACCACGAGGGCTTTCCGCCGCCGATTACCAGGAGTCTGTAGAAACACTTCTGCGCATGGCGAAGGCGCTCGGGCTTGACACAGCCGTTTTACAAGAGTTTGCAGTTCAAGAGACTCCCGTACCGCTGTGGTGCGGTGAGATTCTTGTTACGCAGCGGCAAGCGAAGCAGCAGGATTGCAGGGTGGCCTTCTGTGGCACCACAGGGAGTGGGAAGTCCACCTTGATGGGCGTTCTCCTCACAGGACTCCGCGATGACGGAGTTGGAAGTGCGCGCCAGCTCATATTTAATCACAAACACGAAATCACCACGGGGAAGACGTCGTCCATTGTGACGCGTGTGCTCCCTGTTACCGAATCAAGAGTAGAAGAAATGCCGTTTGCGTATCGGCCTGAAAGTAGCGAGCGGCCATGTCGCTCTATTACGATGATCGACCTCGGTGGGGATGTGACTAAACAGATGCTCTTTGGATTGATGAGCCGGCGGCCGGACTTCACGGGGATAACAATTGCTGTTGATCAGTCTGTTAACGAGATAGCGAGGTACGCCCAGGTTTGCTGTGCAATGAAATTTCCGTTCTTTGTCGTTGTGACGAAGATAGACACAGTGGTTGAGTTTGAAGTTGATGCGTTTTTGCTGGAGCTGGCCGCGAAACTGTCGACTATTGGATGCAGTTCACTTGTGCTAGCAACTTCAAGTGATGTGGTGGCATTTCAAAAGACGTGGAGGAAGAATAAGCAGGTTCCTCTGCTCTCTTTGTCTTCCGTGAGTAACGATGGCATCGAAGTGtttcagcagtttctttcctccataCCGCATGTAGAGATACCTCCAACTCCGAACTCTATGTTTGAGGTTCTTCTTGATGGTTGTTTTCTCGTTCGGGGAGTTGGCCCAGTTGTGAAGGGACATGTGTCGAAGGGATCTGTTGAGTTGGGGTGCCGCTGTAACATTGGACCGGATGCAGAGGGAAAGTTTCACGCCGTTACCGTAAGAGGAATTCATGTGGATGGATCCCACGTCACACGTGCGCAGCAGAGTGACGAGGGAACATTCGCTCTTTCCGAACTTCCTAACGGCATTGATATGTCACAGAAGGGTAAGATGCTGATTCCCAACTCGGTGGAAGTCTGTTGGGAGTTTGAGGCGCTCATAAAGGTACTCGCACAATCCATAACGCCGCAGCTGGAGCCGATTCTTTATTCGGGTAACCTTCGACAGGCCGTAAAAATAGTACCTTCTGGTGTGGAGACCCAGCAATTTATTGATGAAAAGGTATTAGTTCGCTTTCGGTTTTTATACCACCCAGAGGTGATGCGCGAGGGTGCCAGTATTATTCTCCAGTGGCAACCGAGCGGGATCGCTGTCGGTGAGGTGCAATCGGTATTTGCAAATGTGTAG
- a CDS encoding T. brucei spp.-specific protein produces the protein MITCLRCCSPEAGLVRRGELKMWMSEYGLCARNGTVKRRRDIPTFPSFVCLFSCLICSNEPLPPYCFPSLRAYEIRQRDFVFLCFLLSFPPPCFVKVPFACLFVFTSLRAFVCMCGQKYIYLVLIIVTSFPSLTHSQLFIPPFGVTLKRRDHHVRGLEQRKAGEKEATKQSYKKKKDESTNSNSNSDINEKQKQIIIEDVRVAQGLFGVAVY, from the coding sequence ATGATTACATGTTTGCGGTGCTGTTCACCTGAGGCGGGTTTGGTAAGGAGGGGAGAGTTAAAAATGTGGATGAGTGAATATGGTTTGTGTGCGCGAAACGGAACGGTTAAGAGAAGACGAGATATTccaacttttccttccttcgttTGCTTGTTTAGTTGTTTAATATGTTCAAACGAGCCGTTGCCTCCCTattgctttccttccctccgaGCGTACGAGATACGTCAGcgtgattttgtttttctttgttttttactaTCCTTTCCACCACCTTGCTTCGTTAAGGTGCCTTTtgcttgcttgtttgtttttacgtCTTTGAGAGcttttgtttgtatgtgtggacaaaaatatatatatctcgTTTTAATAATCGTGAcgtccttcccttccttaaCTCATTCTCAACTCTTTATTCCACCTTTCGGCGTCACCCTAAAACGCCGTGACCACCATGTAAGAGGTTTAGAGCAGAGAAAAGctggagaaaaggaagcgacGAAGCAAAGctacaagaagaaaaaagacgaaagcaccaacagcaacagtaacAGCGACATCaacgaaaagcaaaagcaaataatTATTGAGGACGTTCGTGTCGCACAGGGGTTGTTTGGGGTTGCGGTATATtga
- a CDS encoding TPR-repeat-containing chaperone protein DNAJ,putative, giving the protein METTCKEDVPQVRFPSPTSSKSMTTSPQKLSILGDITAEPLSARRSFNDVSKVREPDGRWCRKFLSTYFRCELCQNVVTDPVQILPNVLLVCRRCALSRRVPSKDLQELPVSLTRAFEDLYEGQREVQLPSASRMSEIGRASTTSDEAICKRRMVRVKRPDAVQEGSDHSQTFPLAASINGTLNASGRSSVPLLLNKALCELENKEYCMRVEIESAEASGALELKKSYNSDMRKITARSCGTSKTLKTDADQKYEQAEYTLALELYTKAIELQPRDRLTRLTALYGNRSSAYFMAMRYAECIADCMKVVELDPNNVKLFARAAKAAAIMGDLTAAVSHMESIPEERVTPNIISEREKYKNGLDTYKRAESSFGKSDSDDAWQMLVAQFSDTIFFRIRYAESLQNQKRFLKAVEVLDVVPQERRTPKLLYIMAACLFMCGFEHFDKARTCLEDVQQLDENCAQLLKVLNIVDEGKQKGNQYFQQKKFVAAMEHYTTAIGAAVNNNQILRILYCNRAASYKEVGKYREAIEDCTRTIQLDPAFSKAYARRARCHQALSDFASAIRDFKAAIKYDPNDQELPRELRSCEQSMAKEGERERDYYYVLGVSRNATEREIKARYRELSLRWHPDKCMSLPEEERVVAERKFKIIVEAHTTLIDAVKRRDYDLKMEKERLTRSGGFGGFNGYSSETFRGHSNRFRQGSSGFW; this is encoded by the coding sequence ATGGAGACGACATGCAAGGAGGATGTTCCTCAAGTACGTTTCCCATCGCCTACTTCTTCCAAGTCGATGACGACCTCGCCGCAAAAACTGTCGATCTTGGGCGACATCACCGCCGAGCCCTTGTCTGCACGCCGTTCATTTAACGATGTgtcaaaggtgagggaaccTGATGGACGCTGGTGCCGGAAGTTTCTTTCAACGTACTTCCGGTGTGAACTCTGTCAGAATGTAGTGACGGACCCTGTGCAGATTTTACCGAATGTGCTGTTGGTGTGCAGGCGATGCGCCCTCTCGAGGCGTGTGCCATCAAAGGACCTGCAAGAACTTCCAGTTAGCTTGACGAGGGCTTTTGAGGATTTGTACGAGGGACAGAGGGAAGTCCAGCTGCCGTCAGCCAGCCGAATGAGTGAGATAGGAAGGGCGAGCACAACCTCGGATGAAGCCATATGCAAGAGAAGAATGGTACGAGTGAAGCGCCCGGATGCGGTGCAGGAGGGTAGTGACCATAGTCAAACTTTCCCGCTGGCAGCTTCTATTAACGGTACACTGAATGCCTCAGGGCGGTCATCAGTGCCTCTTCTACTTAATAAGGCGCTGTGCGAACtggaaaacaaagaatacTGTATGCGGGTAGAAATAGAGTCTGCTGAGGCTTCTGGTGCActggagctgaagaagagctACAACTCCGATATGCGAAAGATAACCGCACGCAGCTGCGGGACCAGCAAAACGTTGAAAACGGACGCAGATCAAAAGTATGAACAGGCTGAATATACCCTGGCGCTGGAGCTGTACACGAAGGCAATTGAGCTTCAGCCCCGTGATCGCCTCACTCGCCTTACCGCTTTGTATGGAAACAGGAGTTCTGCCTACTTCATGGCCATGCGGTATGCTGAGTGTATAGCGGATTGCATGAAGGTGGTTGAGCTGGACCCGAACAATGTGAAATTGTTCGCTCGTGCGGCAAAGGCTGCAGCCATCATGGGTGACCTCACCGCGGCTGTGTCCCACATGGAATCGATTCCGGAGGAACGTGTTACACCCAATATCATtagtgaaagggaaaagtataAAAATGGACTCGACACGTACAAACGCGCTGAGTCATCCTTTGGAAAATCTGATAGTGACGATGCTTGGCAGATGCTTGTTGCCCAATTCAGTGACACCATCTTTTTTCGCATCCGCTACGCTGAGTCGTTGCAAAACCAGAAACGATTTTTGAAGGCAGTTGAGGTGCTTGACGTCGTTCCGCAGGAACGCAGGACCCCCAAACTCCTGTACATTATGGCTGCTTGTCTTTTTATGTGCGGGTTTGAACACTTTGATAAGGCACGCACTTGTTTAGAGGATGTCCAGCAATTGGACGAAAACTGTGCCCAGTTGTTGAAGGTCCTGAATATAGTGGATGAGGGCAAGCAGAAGGGGAACCAGTACTTCCAGCAGAAGAAGTTTGTAGCTGCTATGGAGCACTACACTACAGCCATCGGCGCTGCGGTAAACAACAATCAGATATTGCGCATCCTCTACTGCAATCGAGCTGCGTCCTACAAGGAAGTAGGAAAATATCGTGAAGCCATTGAAGACTGTACCAGAACCATTCAGCTCGACCCAGCCTTCTCTAAGGCTTACGCGAGGCGTGCGCGGTGCCATCAGGCACTTAGTGACTTTGCTTCTGCTATCCGTGATTTCAAGGCGGCGATAAAGTACGATCCGAACGATCAGGAGTTGCCACGGGAGCTCCGGAGTTGCGAGCAGAGCATGGCGAAGGAAGGCGAACGTGAGAGGGACTATTACTACGTTCTGGGCGTCAGTCGTAATGCTACCGAACGCGAAATTAAGGCAAGGTATCGTGAACTCTCACTCCGCTGGCATCCGGATAAATGCATGTCACTCCCAGAAGAGGAGCGTGTGGTTGCGGAGCGCAAGTTTAAGATTATTGTGGAGGCGCACACGACGCTTATCGATGCCGTAAAGCGGCGGGACTACGACCTcaaaatggagaaggaacgGCTGACGCGAAGTGGCGGATTCGGTGGATTTAATGGTTACAGTTCAGAAACGTTCCGTGGGCATTCTAATCGTTTCCGTCAAGGCAGTAGTGGATTTTGGTGA
- a CDS encoding glycosyltransferase ALG2, putative, with translation MIYELALLISTFLGLSIFVIPFSLLRTWTRRQASSRFDSSSACQRHPTKLDEQVNAKRPLKVVFLHPDLGIGGAERLVVDAAIALQRYQKVTPVQVIIVTNHHDPQRAFAETVDGTVTVQVFGSWLPASIKGRAKVFAATLRMCWAAWVTCWMHPDADCFMVDQVAAVLPLLSFVAPQIPRLFYCHFPDQCCDGNRDENQQYKKKPSIFRLLYRKLFDEVEVFAMNYASSIVSNSKFSRAATLKVFPKLSNRIDAEADIFYPPVSLAVREGAKHNGDTKVFDTEELDKLRDAIQGRSVVLSINRYERKKNLVLAIEAFARLLNSGKTTCSGAPLLVLAGGYDTRLEENVAHLNELQKVADTYKLMDSQILFLKNITELEKRYLLSQCCCLLYTPTSEHFGIVPTEAMISAKPVVAVNRGGPCESVGEGGTLCDPTPEAFAEAILLYLNDDELRRRVGEAGRKRASDVFTIERFGEKLATRFVKLWTETNAAMGRAAFWGKWLEGGKKAD, from the coding sequence ATGATTTACGAACTTGCGCTACTTATATCCACCTTCCTTGGACTTTCCATCTTTgttattcccttttccctgcTGCGAACATGGACACGTAGGCAGGCGAGTAGTCGTTTCGATTCTTCTTCTGCTTGTCAACGGCACCCAACGAAGTTGGATGAGCAGGTCAACGCGAAACGTCCGTTGAAGGTTGTGTTTCTTCACCCCGATCTTGGCATTGGTGGCGCCGAACGGCTTGTCGTTGACGCTGCTATTGCACTTCAGAGGTACCAGAAAGTGACGCCTGTGCAAGTTATTATTGTGACAAACCATCATGATCCCCAGCGTGCTTTTGCTGAGACGGTGGACGGCACAGTGACCGTGCAGGTATTCGGTTCGTGGCTTCCCGCCTCCATAAAGGGGCGAGCCAAAGTGTTTGCTGCAACCCTTCGCATGTGCTGGGCGGCGTGGGTTACGTGTTGGATGCACCCTGATGCGGACTGTTTCATGGTGGATCAAGTAGCCGCAGTTCTTCCGCTGCTCTCATTTGTGGCACCGCAAATTCCTCGGCTCTTTTATTGTCATTTTCCCGATCAGTGCTGTGACGGGAACCGCGATGAAAACCAGCAATACAAGAAGAAACCGTCTATCTTTCGCCTGCTTTATCGGAAGCTATTTGATGAGGTTGAAGTCTTTGCTATGAACTATGCCAGCAGTATCGTGTCGAATTCCAAATTCAGTAGAGCGGCTACTCTGAAGGTTTTTCCCAAACTAAGCAACAGGATTGACGCCGAGGCTGACATATTCTACCCTCCTGTGTCATTGGCTGTTAGGGAAGGGGCTAAACATAACGGTGACACAAAAGTATTTGACACCGAGGAACTCGACAAGCTCCGGGACGCTATTCAGGGAAGAAGTGTGGTGCTCAGTATCAACCGCTACGAGCGTAAGAAGAACCTTGTATTGGCTATTGAAGCATTTGCACGTTTGTTAAACTCGGGGAAAACGACATGCAGTGGTGCTCCGTTGCTCGTTCTGGCTGGTGGGTACGACACACGGTTGGAAGAGAATGTTGCACATTTGAATGAGCTCCAAAAGGTTGCTGACACATACAAACTTATGGATAGTCAGATTCTTTTCCTGAAGAATATAACCGAACTCGAAAAGCGCTACCTTCTTTCCCAATGTTGCTGTCTTCTCTACACACCCACATCGGAGCATTTCGGTATTGTTCCGACTGAGGCAATGATTAGTGCGAAGCCAGTTGTAGCTGTCAACCGCGGTGGACCGTGTGAAAGTGTGGGTGAAGGTGGCACACTTTGTGACCCAACGCCTGAGGCTTTTGCGGAGGCTATACTTTTATATCTGAATGATGATGAATTAAGGAGGCGGGTGGGAGAGGCGGGAAGGAAACGGGCGAGCGATGTTTTCACTATTGAAAGGTTTGGGGAGAAGCTGGCCACACGTTTCGTGAAGCTATGGACTGAAACGAACGCGGCTATGGGCAGAGCAGCGTTTTGGGGGAAATGGCttgagggaggaaaaaaggcggactGA
- a CDS encoding centrin, putative, protein MSSSRPATGNRLAVPIRTNLPVPAPRKRRFELTDEQRQEIREAFELFDSDKNGLIDAHEMKVSMRALGFDAKKEEVLRMMQDCAARDQHNNPLMDLAGFTDLMTERFAQRDPRQEMIKAFQLFDENNTGKISLRSLRRVARELGENMTDEELQAMIDEFDTDQDGEINLDEFLAIMLEDDDY, encoded by the coding sequence ATGTCCTCATCTCGTCCTGCCACTGGGAACCGCTTAGCCGTTCCTATCCGGACAAATCTTCCCGTTCCCGCACCCCGTAAGCGCCGATTTGAATTAACGGATGAGCAACGACAGGAGATTCGCGAAGCATTCGAGCTGTTCGACTCCGACAAGAACGGTCTTATCGACGCGCATGAAATGAAGGTTAGCATGCGGGCACTTGGATTTGAtgcaaagaaagaggaggtcTTGCGCATGATGCAAGACTGCGCGGCGCGGGATCAGCATAATAACCCACTTATGGACTTAGCGGGATTCACTGATTTGATGACCGAACGCTTTGCTCAACGGGACCCACGGCAGGAGATGATCAAAGCGTTTCAACTGTTCGATGAGAACAATACGGGGAAAATATCTCTGCGTTCCCTCCGTAGGGTTGCAAGAGAATTGGGCGAGAACATGACGGATGAAGAATTGCAAGCCATGATTGACGAGTTCGACACAGATCAAGATGGAGAGATTAATCTTGACGAATTCCTTGCCATCATGCTGGAAGATGATGACTACTGA